CTATCTCGGCCATCTTTTCGTCAACGGCCAGCCGCTCGACGAAAGCCCGTTGAAAGACCATCCCCTCAACCCGATGCGGGATGCCAACCTGGCAAGGGTGCTCACCCGCCAATCGCGCGGCAAGGTCGGCCTCATCGACCTGCCGACCGTGACGGACGGAGCCGATGCGGTAAGGGCGCGGCTCGATCGGTTACGCGCCGAAGGTGCCGCCGCGGCGATCGCGGATGCGGTTTTCGAACGCGATCTCGAAACGCTCGGAAAGGCAGCGCTCGAAATGCCCGTTTCGACCGGCGCGTCGGGCCTCGGCCTCGGCCTCGCCCGCGCGCTTCTACGCTCCGGCCGGGCTTCGGCAAGCGACGGGGAAAACGAAGCCATCCGCCCCGTCGGCGGTCTTGCCGCGGTGGTCGCAGGCAGTTGTTCGGCGGCAACGCTGAAGCAGCTCGATGCGGCGGAACTGCATATGCCGGTGCTGCGGCTCGACACGGAAAAGCTCCTCGCCGGATCGGACGAGATTTCCGCAGCGATTGCCTGGGCCGGGGAACGGATTGGCGAGGGCCCGGTGGCCATCGCCGCGAGCGCCGCACCTGAGGTCGTTTCGCGTTTGCAGGCGCGATACGGGCGAGAGGCATCCGGGCACGCGGTCGAGACGGCAACCGCCGCGATCGCGGGCGAACTGGTCGAGCGCGGCGTGAGACGCCTCGTCGTCGCCGGCGGAGAGACCTCCGGCGCAACCGTCGACAGGCTCGGCATCCCGGCTTTCCTGATCGGTCCGGAGATCGCCCCCGGCGTCCCTCTGCTGAGGACGATCGGCACTGGCGGAAACGACATGTTGCTGACGCTGAAATCGGGCAATTTCGGCGGCGAGGATTTCTTCGCCACGGCGCTGTCGATGATGCGATGAGAGGTAAGGCGGGCGGTCCCTCGTATCCGCCGCCCGCCCGCTGCACGCTTCCTCAAATCGGACCGAGGAGAGCATGCAGACTTTGCGTTTGCCGCAGCGCGTCCGCGCTAGGGCTCTTAAAGGCCGTTGTCCTTCAGGATCTGCGCGGCGTTTTCCTTGGTCACCTTCATCGTGTCGAGCGTGACGGTCTTTTCGACCTTTTCCCCCTTCAGGAACTTCACCGCCTGGCGCAGACCCTCCGCTCCCGGCGTCGCATAGAGGAAGGTCGCGGTCAGTTCGCCGTTGTTGACCCAGGTCACGCCTTCGTTCGGGAGCGCATCGATGCCGATGAACTTCATTTCCTTCTCACGGCCTGCGTCCTTCGCCGCCAGATAGGCGCCATAGGCCATCGGATCGTTGTGGCCGTATACGAGGTCGATCTTCTCGTTGTTGCGCAGCGCCGTCGCCATGATGTTGTAGGCCTGGTCCTGCTTCCAGTCGCCGGATTGCTGATCGAGCAGGTTCTTGATGCCGGGCTCCTTGTCGGTGAACTCGTGAAAGCCGTCGTGGCGGTCATGCGCCGGCTGGGTACCCATGCCGCCCCATATCTCGACGATATTGCCTTCAGCCTTGCCCTTGCCGCCGAGAAGCTCGACCGCATACTCGCCGGCCGCGCGGCCGATCAGTTTGTTGTCGCCGCCGACGAACTGGGTGTACTGGTCGGTCTCGACATTGCGGTCGAGAACGAAGACCGGGATCTTGGCATCGATCGCCTGCTGCACCACGCCGGTGAGCCCTGCGGACTCTTTCGGCGATACGAGCAATGCGTCCACCTCCTGGCGAATGAGGTTCTCGACGTCGGCCACCTGCTTTTCCGTCCTGTCCTCACCGTCGGTTATGATCAGCTCGACATCCGGATGCTTTGCCGCCTCGGCGATGATGTCCTTGTTGAACTGCGCGCGCCACGGCTCGATCGTCGTCGCCTGGCTGAAGCCGATGCGAAACTTCTTGTCCTGGGCCAGGGCGTCGTCCGCCGGCATGAGCGCGGTCGTCGCGGCGAGCACGGCGGCGACCGCCGTCAGTTTCAGAATGTCACGGCGTTTCATTTCTTCTTTCCTCCCATTGTTATGGACAGCGACTCTCTCGACGTCCGCTCCTCCACGGACGTGTCTCCTTGAGCCGGGCGCCGGCTTGCGCCCGGCAGCCGCAACTGCGCGAGAAGATCGTAGGCATTGCGCTCCTGAACGAGCACGGTGCCGATGATGATCACGCCCTTCAGCACCAGCTGAAGATTGGAATTGATGTTGTGGAGCTGCAGGATGTTGGAGAGCAGGCCGAAGATCAGGACGCCGCAGAACGTCCCGGCAAGGCTCCCGCGTCCTCCCATCAGGCTCGTCCCGCCGATGACCACTGCCGCGATCGCATCCAGTTCGAGGCCCGCGCCAGCGTCCGGCTTGCCCTGGCGGTACTGCGCCACATAGAGCACCGCTGCGATGCCCGCGAGAAGACCCGATACCGCATAGGTGACGATCTTCACCCGGCCCGCATTGATGCCGGAAAGGCGCGCCGCCTCCTCGTTTCCGCCGATGGCGTAGACATAACGTCCGAAAGGCGTGAAGCGCAGCACCGCACCGTAGAGAAGAATCGCGACGATGAAGAATATGCCGGGCATCGGCACGATGCCGAAGACTAGCTGCCGCAGCATATCGAAGTCGGCGGTGGCATTGCTGCCGGTATAGACCGGCAGAACGGCGTTGTTCTGCCCGGCGGTGAGCCGGGCGATGCCGAGCGCCGTGACCATCATGGCAAGCGTGACGATGAATGGCTGCAACCGTCCGACCACGATGATCACGCCGTTGACTGCGCCGAACATGAGGCCGACCGCCGGCGCAACGAGCAGAACGCCGAGCACGCCGAATTTCGTCTGCATCTGAGGCAAGAGGAAGCTCAGAACCAGGGCACAGAGAACGATGCCGGCTGCGGCAGGCAGAACGGTACCGCGTCTCCGGTCAAGCTGGATGTCGCGGATATGCGTCACGCCCGCACGGGATTTCTCGATATTCAGGAAGACGAAGCGTACGGCCGCCGCACCGACGACCAGGACGGCAAGCCCGACGGCCGGCAGCCCCAGATAGAGGGCGGCCGTGTCCCCCGGAACGGTCAAGAGCATCGCGCAGACGACGGTGCAGATCGCCATCAGCGAGCCGACAGAAAGGTCTATGCCGCCGGTCAGAATGACGGCCGTCATGCCGGTGGCGATCAGCCCGGTGGTCGATACCTGCCGCAACACGTCGAGGAGATTGCCGGAGGAGAGAAAGATGTTCCTGCCCGATGACGTCAGCGGTGAGGACAGGACTCCGATCAGGAAAATGGCGATCAGCCCCCAATAGAGTTTCGTGCGCGAGAGAGCCTTCAGGAAATTCATGCAACCGCCCTTCCGCGCGCGCTCCGCGGTGCGGCGAGCTGCATGATGCGCTCCTCGCTCGCCTCCTCCCGGGAGATGAGTCCGGTCTGCCGCCCCTCGGCCATCACCAGAATGCGGTCAGCGAGGAGCAGAAGCTCCGGCAATTCGGAACTGACCACCACGATCGCCAGCCCGTCGCCGGCGAGCTTGAAGATGAGATCATAGATCTCGCGCTTCGCACCGACGTCGATGCCGCGCGTCGGCTCATCGAGAAGAAGGACACGCGGACCGGTCGCCAGCCACTTGCCGATGACGACCTTCTGCTGGTTGCCGCCGGAGAGGGTTCCGGCCGCCTGACCGGTCCCGGCGCAGCGAACGCCGAGCGCATCGACCGCCCCTTTCGCAAGCGCACGCTCGCCTTCGAAGGAGCGCAGGCCGAATCGTGCGAGCCTTCCAACAAGCGGCAGGGCCACATTGTCTCTGATCGATTCATGAAGATGCAGCCCCTTCGCCTTGCGGTCCTCCGTCACCAGAGCAAAACCGAGGCGGCGAGCATCGCGTGGCGAACGGATATTGACGGCGATGCCGTCCAGCCGGATTTCGCCGCCGCGAAGGCCTTCATTCGATGCAAAGATCGTCTCCAGGATTTCCGTGCGCCCCGCGCCGAGCAAGCCGCCGATGCCGAGGATCTCGCCGGCGCGAACGTCGAAGCTCACCCCCGTCAGCACGTCGCGCCAGCCATGGCGTCCGGATACGGCAAGCGACAGGTCCCTGACCGAAAGGACGGGCTCGCCGCCGCCTTTGCCCTGGTCGGGCCGGTGCGCATCGAGGAGGTTGCGGCCCACCATTGCGGCGATGATCGTATTCTCGTCCAGTCCGGCCATCGGCCGGGTCCAGACATGACGGCCGTCGCGGAAGACGGTGACCCGGTCGCTGAGTTGCATGACCTCGTCGATCCGGTGCGAAATATAGATGATGCCGACGCCGTCGGCTGCGAGTTGCCGCATGATCTTGAAGAGGCGCCGACACTCGCCGGGCGAAAGCGCCGAGGTCGGCTCGTCCATGATCAGAATGCGCGCTTCCACGGACAGGGCCTTCGCGATCTCGACGAGCTGTTGCTCGCCGACCCGCAATTGCCCCACGCGCGCCTCCGGGTCGAGCTCGATCCCGAGGCGGTTCAACAGCCCTCGTGCGGCCTCCAGGCTCGCCTTGCGATCCACGAAAAGACCGGCGATCACCCGTTCGCGGCCGAGAAAGATGTTGTCGGCGACGCCGAGTTCGGGGACGAGGTTGAGTTCCTGATGGATGATGGCGATCCCGGCTGCCTCGGCGTCGCGCACATTGGAGAAGCGGGCGGTTTCTCCATCGACGCGGACGGTGCCCTGGTAGTCCGGGTAGACGCCGGACAGGACCTTCATCAGCGTCGACTTGCCGGCGCCGTTCTCGCCCATGAGCGCATGGATTTCGCCCGCGCGCAGTTCGAAGCGCACATCCTTGAGCGCCGCGACGCCGCCGAACGATTTCGAGATCGCTTCGGCCGCCAGAATTGGCCGGTCGGATTCAGTGGTGACCGAATCACGGGGGATAGCATCGCGCATGATATTGGCAGCCTCCCTACCGCCGACATCTGACGCTCTATTCGCCTATTTCCCGCAGCCTATTCTAAACGTTTCGACACTGTCAAGCGGGGCGCTCCGGCCTGCATTGCGTAATTTCAGCGATTCAAATACAGTTTAGCGAGCAAATCATCAAAACGTTTCGGGCGAGATGCAGCAACGACGAAA
The sequence above is drawn from the Sinorhizobium meliloti genome and encodes:
- a CDS encoding sugar ABC transporter ATP-binding protein, whose translation is MRDAIPRDSVTTESDRPILAAEAISKSFGGVAALKDVRFELRAGEIHALMGENGAGKSTLMKVLSGVYPDYQGTVRVDGETARFSNVRDAEAAGIAIIHQELNLVPELGVADNIFLGRERVIAGLFVDRKASLEAARGLLNRLGIELDPEARVGQLRVGEQQLVEIAKALSVEARILIMDEPTSALSPGECRRLFKIMRQLAADGVGIIYISHRIDEVMQLSDRVTVFRDGRHVWTRPMAGLDENTIIAAMVGRNLLDAHRPDQGKGGGEPVLSVRDLSLAVSGRHGWRDVLTGVSFDVRAGEILGIGGLLGAGRTEILETIFASNEGLRGGEIRLDGIAVNIRSPRDARRLGFALVTEDRKAKGLHLHESIRDNVALPLVGRLARFGLRSFEGERALAKGAVDALGVRCAGTGQAAGTLSGGNQQKVVIGKWLATGPRVLLLDEPTRGIDVGAKREIYDLIFKLAGDGLAIVVVSSELPELLLLADRILVMAEGRQTGLISREEASEERIMQLAAPRSARGRAVA
- a CDS encoding substrate-binding domain-containing protein, giving the protein MKRRDILKLTAVAAVLAATTALMPADDALAQDKKFRIGFSQATTIEPWRAQFNKDIIAEAAKHPDVELIITDGEDRTEKQVADVENLIRQEVDALLVSPKESAGLTGVVQQAIDAKIPVFVLDRNVETDQYTQFVGGDNKLIGRAAGEYAVELLGGKGKAEGNIVEIWGGMGTQPAHDRHDGFHEFTDKEPGIKNLLDQQSGDWKQDQAYNIMATALRNNEKIDLVYGHNDPMAYGAYLAAKDAGREKEMKFIGIDALPNEGVTWVNNGELTATFLYATPGAEGLRQAVKFLKGEKVEKTVTLDTMKVTKENAAQILKDNGL
- the otnK gene encoding 3-oxo-tetronate kinase; translation: MTILLGSIADDYTGASDLANTLTKNGLRTVQTVGIPDPSLALPDVDAVVVSLKIRSVAAKDAVAAALEAESWLRGRGAGHVLYKICSTFDSTDLGNIGPVTEALLSVSGGHIALVTPAFPETGRTVYLGHLFVNGQPLDESPLKDHPLNPMRDANLARVLTRQSRGKVGLIDLPTVTDGADAVRARLDRLRAEGAAAAIADAVFERDLETLGKAALEMPVSTGASGLGLGLARALLRSGRASASDGENEAIRPVGGLAAVVAGSCSAATLKQLDAAELHMPVLRLDTEKLLAGSDEISAAIAWAGERIGEGPVAIAASAAPEVVSRLQARYGREASGHAVETATAAIAGELVERGVRRLVVAGGETSGATVDRLGIPAFLIGPEIAPGVPLLRTIGTGGNDMLLTLKSGNFGGEDFFATALSMMR
- a CDS encoding ABC transporter permease gives rise to the protein MNFLKALSRTKLYWGLIAIFLIGVLSSPLTSSGRNIFLSSGNLLDVLRQVSTTGLIATGMTAVILTGGIDLSVGSLMAICTVVCAMLLTVPGDTAALYLGLPAVGLAVLVVGAAAVRFVFLNIEKSRAGVTHIRDIQLDRRRGTVLPAAAGIVLCALVLSFLLPQMQTKFGVLGVLLVAPAVGLMFGAVNGVIIVVGRLQPFIVTLAMMVTALGIARLTAGQNNAVLPVYTGSNATADFDMLRQLVFGIVPMPGIFFIVAILLYGAVLRFTPFGRYVYAIGGNEEAARLSGINAGRVKIVTYAVSGLLAGIAAVLYVAQYRQGKPDAGAGLELDAIAAVVIGGTSLMGGRGSLAGTFCGVLIFGLLSNILQLHNINSNLQLVLKGVIIIGTVLVQERNAYDLLAQLRLPGASRRPAQGDTSVEERTSRESLSITMGGKKK